A genomic segment from Bryobacteraceae bacterium encodes:
- a CDS encoding protein-glutamate O-methyltransferase CheR — translation MSTDILTSKRGSAGSAPAAPAAGSAVAARPRETSRASIDAQDYKYLQDYVYRESGIVLDADKQYLLEARLLPIVRREGLGTIADLCGLLRGIQGQKLRRDVVEAMTTNETLFFREPAQYEALRTTIIPKLVETRGATRRLNFWSAAASSGQEAYSLAIMVLEMGLRDWNIQILGTDLNEKVLERARDGRYLQIEVNRGLPIAHLLKYFHRQGLDWQIRDEVRRMVHWQRFDLRQSMMHKGPFDVVFCRNVLIYFDTETKKKILSNIRAALGKGGYLLLGGAETALHLDGQFQRIEVGGAVLYQVN, via the coding sequence ATGTCGACCGATATTCTGACGAGCAAACGGGGTTCCGCGGGCAGCGCTCCGGCCGCGCCTGCGGCCGGGAGCGCCGTGGCGGCCAGACCGAGGGAAACCAGCCGCGCGAGCATCGACGCGCAGGACTACAAGTATCTTCAGGACTACGTCTATCGTGAGTCCGGAATCGTCCTCGACGCCGACAAGCAGTATCTGCTCGAAGCCCGGCTGCTGCCCATCGTTCGCCGGGAAGGACTGGGGACGATCGCCGACTTGTGCGGACTGCTTCGAGGCATACAGGGGCAGAAACTGCGCCGCGACGTCGTCGAGGCGATGACCACCAACGAGACACTCTTCTTCCGCGAGCCGGCTCAGTACGAGGCACTGCGGACGACGATCATCCCGAAGCTGGTCGAGACGCGCGGCGCCACGCGCCGGCTGAACTTCTGGTCGGCCGCCGCCAGTTCCGGCCAGGAGGCGTACTCGCTGGCGATCATGGTGCTCGAGATGGGGCTACGCGACTGGAATATCCAGATTCTCGGCACGGACCTGAACGAAAAAGTCCTCGAACGCGCCCGAGACGGCCGCTATCTCCAGATCGAGGTGAACCGCGGCCTGCCGATCGCCCACCTGCTCAAGTACTTTCACCGCCAGGGACTCGACTGGCAGATCCGCGACGAGGTCCGAAGGATGGTGCATTGGCAGCGCTTCGATCTCCGCCAGTCGATGATGCACAAGGGGCCGTTCGACGTCGTCTTCTGCAGGAACGTGCTGATCTATTTCGATACCGAGACAAAGAAGAAGATCCTCTCGAATATCCGCGCCGCGCTCGGCAAAGGGGGTTACCTGCTGCTGGGCGGGGCCGAGACTGCTCTCCATCTGGACGGGCAGTTCCAGAGGATCGAGGTCGGCGGCGCCGTCCTCTACCAGGTGAATTAG
- a CDS encoding chemotaxis protein CheX, which produces MDLITDVYRGDLERTAEMVFQTMIGLTVVPSDEPWIKRIGTLTAAVHFAGQWKGSVYIEFTREQALDITTRLMGIPSPETIDDDVLDAIGEMANMVGGNMKSVMPRGVELSAPTVVEGGDYALRFRAGDAITRAAFQSPAGPFWITLVERAETPA; this is translated from the coding sequence ATGGATCTCATCACCGACGTATACCGAGGCGACCTGGAACGGACCGCTGAGATGGTTTTCCAAACCATGATCGGCCTGACGGTCGTGCCCAGTGACGAACCGTGGATCAAGCGAATCGGCACCCTGACCGCCGCCGTTCACTTCGCCGGACAATGGAAAGGCAGCGTCTACATCGAGTTCACCCGCGAACAGGCACTCGATATCACCACTCGCCTCATGGGGATTCCCAGTCCTGAGACCATCGATGACGACGTTCTGGACGCAATCGGCGAGATGGCCAACATGGTCGGCGGCAACATGAAATCGGTCATGCCGCGCGGCGTCGAGCTCTCAGCTCCCACCGTGGTCGAAGGCGGCGACTACGCCCTCCGCTTCCGCGCCGGCGACGCGATCACCCGCGCCGCTTTTCAGTCGCCAGCTGGGCCGTTCTGGATCACCCTCGTAGAGCGCGCCGAGACGCCCGCGTAG
- a CDS encoding aminotransferase class V-fold PLP-dependent enzyme, with the protein MNRRALVGSLFAIPAGAVEFGAPKLPAAALAEREPEKYWNRVRAEQFLLPKWRAFMNNGSLGVAPRPVLTAVADFLAAGASMNMPEGEYPRWGYEPLDAHREEVAAYLGCGRDELAFTHNATEALSTIAAGVDLSAGDEVLMTDQEHPSGKAGWQVRQARHGVSVREVAIPLPAKDPGQVADVVVSGIGPRTRVLFFSAVTTTTGLVMPVREICDAARAKGVITVVDGAHLNGQVAARISDLGCDYYAGSPHKWMFAPAGCGILWGRPEMLERLWPTIVTGGWERKEKGAARFMLVGTNSRAIFEGMRAGVRFANAIGPGRIYGRAHELAAAVRQRAAGLPYLEVLTPDDDRMYGALVSVNLAGVEPAKFFQVCARRKVWVMKSRRFRISTHIHTRRADIDLLFDCLAEAYAGVSARSTRVIQNGPAGD; encoded by the coding sequence ATGAATCGACGAGCGCTTGTTGGCTCTCTGTTTGCGATTCCCGCCGGCGCCGTGGAGTTCGGCGCCCCGAAGCTTCCGGCTGCGGCCCTGGCCGAGCGCGAGCCGGAGAAATACTGGAACCGTGTTCGGGCGGAGCAGTTTCTTCTGCCAAAGTGGCGGGCGTTCATGAACAACGGGAGTCTGGGTGTTGCGCCTCGGCCGGTGTTGACGGCGGTGGCGGATTTTCTAGCCGCGGGCGCCAGCATGAACATGCCCGAGGGCGAGTATCCGCGTTGGGGCTACGAGCCGCTCGATGCCCATCGGGAGGAGGTGGCGGCTTACCTCGGGTGCGGCAGGGACGAACTGGCCTTCACGCACAACGCCACCGAAGCGCTGAGCACGATCGCGGCCGGTGTGGATCTTTCGGCCGGCGACGAGGTGTTGATGACCGATCAGGAGCACCCGAGTGGAAAGGCTGGGTGGCAGGTTCGCCAGGCGCGGCACGGTGTGAGTGTGCGCGAGGTGGCAATTCCGCTACCGGCGAAGGATCCGGGGCAGGTGGCGGACGTGGTGGTTTCGGGGATCGGCCCGCGTACACGGGTGCTGTTCTTCAGCGCCGTGACCACGACGACCGGGTTGGTGATGCCAGTGCGTGAGATCTGCGACGCGGCTCGCGCCAAGGGTGTGATCACCGTGGTCGATGGGGCGCATCTCAACGGACAGGTGGCTGCGCGGATTTCCGACCTCGGGTGCGATTACTACGCCGGGAGTCCGCACAAATGGATGTTCGCGCCGGCCGGTTGCGGGATCCTTTGGGGCCGGCCTGAGATGCTTGAGCGGCTATGGCCGACAATCGTCACTGGCGGATGGGAGCGCAAGGAGAAGGGCGCGGCGCGCTTCATGCTGGTGGGGACCAATAGTCGTGCGATTTTTGAGGGGATGCGCGCCGGGGTGCGTTTTGCGAACGCGATCGGGCCAGGGCGGATCTACGGGCGGGCGCACGAGTTGGCGGCGGCGGTGCGGCAGCGGGCAGCCGGGCTGCCTTACCTGGAGGTGCTTACGCCGGACGACGATCGGATGTACGGGGCGCTGGTATCGGTGAATCTGGCCGGTGTCGAGCCGGCGAAGTTTTTCCAGGTCTGCGCGCGACGCAAGGTGTGGGTGATGAAAAGCCGGCGATTCCGGATTTCCACGCACATTCACACGCGGCGGGCTGATATCGACTTGTTGTTCGACTGCCTGGCGGAGGCCTACGCGGGCGTCTCGGCGCGCTCTACGAGGGTGATCCAGAACGGCCCAGCTGGCGACTGA
- a CDS encoding DUF169 domain-containing protein: MKSVQQSLGLASPPVAIAFLPGVPAGLDRWSGGVVPAGCAFWRAAMQGRTFFTLPEDHYNCAVGSHTHAIPLPADRAGELEQTVGFMVANQYLEMKEVPGIPVLAASPAAIAYGPVEQTAFAPDVVVVAATPGQAMILYEAALRAGAGNALTNTLGRPGCAALPLTAQGGSAVLSFGCKGNRTFVGLPDSEMYFVVPGKAWPAVAEQVGVIGEANAAMSDYYSEKASLFKVI, translated from the coding sequence ATGAAATCAGTTCAGCAATCGCTCGGATTGGCTTCGCCCCCGGTGGCGATCGCGTTCTTGCCGGGAGTGCCGGCGGGGCTTGACCGTTGGTCCGGCGGCGTCGTGCCGGCCGGCTGCGCTTTCTGGCGCGCCGCGATGCAGGGGCGCACGTTCTTCACGCTGCCCGAGGACCACTACAATTGCGCGGTTGGATCGCACACGCACGCGATCCCGTTGCCGGCGGACCGCGCCGGGGAACTGGAGCAGACGGTGGGGTTCATGGTGGCGAATCAGTACCTGGAGATGAAAGAGGTCCCCGGGATTCCGGTGCTGGCGGCGAGTCCGGCGGCCATCGCATACGGTCCGGTGGAACAGACGGCGTTCGCTCCGGATGTGGTGGTGGTGGCGGCGACGCCCGGCCAGGCGATGATCCTGTACGAGGCGGCTCTGCGGGCGGGGGCGGGGAACGCGCTGACGAATACGCTTGGGCGACCGGGTTGCGCGGCGCTGCCTCTGACGGCGCAGGGCGGGTCGGCGGTTCTTTCCTTTGGATGCAAGGGGAACCGGACGTTCGTCGGCCTACCCGATAGCGAGATGTACTTCGTTGTGCCCGGCAAGGCGTGGCCGGCGGTGGCGGAGCAGGTTGGTGTGATTGGAGAGGCGAACGCGGCGATGTCCGACTATTATTCTGAAAAAGCGAGTTTATTTAAGGTGATTTAA
- a CDS encoding four-carbon acid sugar kinase family protein: MVIADDLTGACDAGVAFAPNTAVVLKEPHPATETIVYTTDSRADSPEAAAGKIAALVRRLPDHTLLFKKVDSVLRGNIRAELDALAAAGLRTAIACTAFPDQQRYVRRGVAFPPGRPLADVVPPWVEIADAGTDADLDRIATTVLDRSPTPVAIGSAGLARAVARRLGIAPVLPEPPPGGVAVIVIGSTHQATRAQVNHLQVHPDTRFLLHEIAMPNPSPSQIERIRRDLVAQRNGGLIVSGGDTARLLLDILDAGCLRLLGEFAPGIPVGRIEGGPAAGLTVITKSGGFGSEDALSCAADFLCNQNRKT, from the coding sequence GTGGTCATTGCCGACGACCTCACCGGCGCCTGCGATGCCGGCGTCGCCTTCGCGCCCAACACCGCCGTAGTGTTGAAGGAGCCCCATCCGGCCACCGAAACCATCGTGTACACCACCGATTCCCGCGCCGACTCACCAGAAGCCGCTGCGGGAAAAATCGCGGCGCTCGTTCGGCGCCTGCCGGACCATACACTGCTCTTCAAGAAGGTCGACTCCGTCCTCCGGGGCAATATCCGTGCCGAATTGGACGCCCTCGCCGCCGCCGGACTCCGAACCGCCATCGCCTGCACCGCCTTCCCCGATCAGCAGCGCTACGTCCGCCGAGGGGTCGCCTTCCCGCCAGGCCGGCCGCTCGCAGATGTGGTCCCGCCCTGGGTCGAAATCGCCGACGCCGGAACCGACGCCGACCTCGACCGAATCGCCACAACCGTGCTCGACAGGTCGCCCACGCCAGTAGCCATCGGTTCGGCGGGACTGGCCCGCGCCGTCGCGCGGCGGTTGGGCATCGCGCCTGTCTTACCAGAACCACCACCCGGCGGCGTGGCGGTGATCGTCATCGGCTCCACTCACCAGGCTACGCGCGCTCAGGTCAACCATCTCCAGGTGCACCCGGACACGCGATTCCTCCTCCACGAAATCGCGATGCCCAACCCGTCGCCGTCGCAGATCGAAAGGATCCGGCGCGATCTCGTCGCTCAGCGCAATGGGGGGCTCATCGTCTCCGGCGGCGACACGGCCCGGCTCCTCCTGGACATCCTGGACGCTGGATGCTTGCGCCTGCTCGGCGAGTTCGCACCCGGCATTCCAGTCGGGCGTATCGAGGGCGGACCAGCCGCGGGACTCACCGTCATCACCAAGTCCGGAGGTTTCGGCTCCGAGGACGCCCTCAGTTGCGCGGCAGACTTTCTCTGCAATCAAAATCGAAAGACATGA
- the pdxA gene encoding 4-hydroxythreonine-4-phosphate dehydrogenase PdxA: MTAIPKIAVTLGDPAGVGPEVVLKALADPEIAAMAEWIVVGDRPVVDHATKITGVPLQAALAEQGFIAAAGQFQPGALSAAAGMAGLIYVKAATQMCLAGAADAMCTAPLNKEAVALNGIHFSGHTEYIAELCGNADSRMLLVSERLRVVHVSTHIALSEACRLDRARIVRTIELGAEVMPWIGYPNPRIAVCGLNPHAGEHGLFGGEDDAIIAPAIAEARANGIDATGPHAGDTVFLRAVKGHHDLVVAMYHDQGHIPMKLLDFDRGINVSIGLPIIRTSVDHGTAFDIAGKNIAEPTSMKCALELAARMARNRKQRYNVANHP, translated from the coding sequence ATGACCGCAATTCCCAAAATCGCAGTCACGCTCGGCGATCCCGCCGGCGTCGGGCCGGAGGTGGTCCTCAAGGCGCTCGCAGACCCGGAGATCGCCGCAATGGCCGAATGGATCGTCGTTGGCGACCGGCCCGTCGTCGATCACGCCACGAAGATCACGGGCGTCCCATTGCAAGCCGCACTCGCCGAACAGGGCTTCATCGCGGCAGCCGGCCAATTCCAGCCCGGCGCTTTGTCGGCCGCCGCCGGAATGGCCGGCCTCATCTATGTCAAGGCAGCCACCCAAATGTGCCTGGCGGGTGCGGCGGACGCGATGTGCACCGCGCCCCTCAACAAAGAAGCCGTCGCACTGAACGGGATTCACTTCTCAGGCCACACCGAGTACATCGCCGAGCTGTGCGGCAATGCGGACTCCCGCATGCTACTGGTCTCAGAACGCCTCCGCGTTGTCCACGTCTCCACCCATATCGCACTCAGCGAAGCCTGCCGGCTCGATCGCGCTCGCATCGTCCGGACCATCGAGTTGGGCGCGGAAGTCATGCCCTGGATCGGCTACCCCAATCCGCGAATCGCCGTATGCGGCCTCAATCCGCACGCGGGCGAACACGGGCTGTTCGGCGGCGAAGACGACGCCATCATCGCCCCCGCTATCGCCGAAGCCCGCGCCAACGGTATCGACGCCACCGGGCCCCACGCCGGCGACACCGTGTTCCTCCGCGCCGTCAAAGGCCACCACGATCTGGTCGTGGCGATGTATCACGACCAGGGCCACATCCCGATGAAGTTGCTCGATTTCGATCGTGGCATCAACGTTTCGATCGGACTGCCGATCATCCGCACATCGGTGGACCACGGCACTGCGTTCGACATCGCGGGCAAGAACATCGCCGAACCTACGTCCATGAAATGCGCGCTCGAACTGGCCGCGCGCATGGCCCGCAACCGGAAACAGCGATACAATGTGGCCAACCACCCATGA
- a CDS encoding DUF1553 domain-containing protein codes for MSVCVLTLLAALSASGAVEFNRDIRAIFSDKCYTCHGPDNNNRKANLRLDREESAKGSDTASKRPAIVPGDPAASELVARITSPNKATRMPPAYTGAQPLAEAEIALIRQWIGEGAKWQKHWSLEPPRHEPPPVARSSWPKTAIDRFILARMEKEGLHPRPEADRATLLRRLSLDLTGIPPTPAELSVFLADKRSDAYEKQVDRLLASSRYGEKMAIRWLDAARYADTNGYQTDAERYMWRWRDWVIESFNRNQPFNQFVIEQLAGDLLPNPTLDQIIATGFNRNHRGNGEGGSLAEEFIVEYWVDRVETASTVFMGLTMGCARCHDHKYDPLTQRDFYSMVSFFNNIDEMGRVFKYGNSPPMIPAPTRDQQVRLRELEAKVRQASQAFQARRDEAARAQRAWEAAVAPGSRWQPREALLANYPLEPDAGGLDSAGKALKAGFKDGAASYGEGRLDKAATFDGRRYVDAGAVGTFGYYNAFTVSAWIYATAPDGAIVTKAKDVEEESGWGLYLKDGKLQVNLVQRWLDDSLRVETTEPIPLNQWRHVAMTYDSSRIAKGVTLYVDGREVAKHVVLDELNQNFQTREPLRIGAGNGKRFHGSIDEVRIYNEALPPEEVAILAVPEILPALAAIDSATRSAAQSEKLRQAFLDQYGPDDLRASWHGLRQARRELAVFSASVPTVMIMREMEKPRRTYVLTRGAYDRPADEVSRSTPAALPPMSPDLPRNRLGLARWLTSPEHPLTARVTVNRFWQMLFGAGLVRTVEDFGSQGEPPSHPELLDWLATEFVRTGWDVKGVVKTIVMSAAYRQDSNASPDLLQKDPENRLLARGPRFRLPAEMVRDQALSLAGLLVERVGGPSVKPYQPAGLWEELSGQHYTPDRGDGLYRRSLYTYWKRSSPPPGMMTFDSAGREACTVRENRTNTPLQALTLMNDETYVEAARKMAERMIHEGGASPESRIAYGFRLATARAPKATESTVLLRGLHHYLDRYSTNPEAAAKLLANGDSDADKTIAAPELAAYSSVASLILNLDETITKE; via the coding sequence ATGTCCGTGTGCGTGTTGACGTTACTAGCGGCGCTATCCGCATCGGGAGCCGTCGAGTTCAACCGCGACATCCGCGCTATCTTCTCCGACAAGTGCTACACGTGCCACGGACCGGATAACAACAACCGCAAGGCCAACCTGCGCCTGGACCGGGAGGAATCGGCCAAGGGCAGCGACACGGCCTCTAAACGCCCGGCGATCGTGCCCGGCGACCCCGCCGCCAGCGAGCTCGTCGCCCGCATCACCAGTCCCAACAAGGCCACGCGCATGCCCCCCGCCTACACCGGCGCACAGCCGCTTGCGGAGGCGGAAATCGCGCTGATCCGGCAATGGATCGGCGAAGGCGCGAAGTGGCAGAAGCACTGGTCCCTCGAACCGCCACGTCACGAGCCGCCGCCAGTGGCGCGCTCCTCCTGGCCCAAGACGGCGATCGATCGCTTCATTCTCGCGCGTATGGAGAAGGAAGGATTGCATCCGCGCCCGGAGGCGGACCGGGCGACCCTCCTCCGCCGGCTCTCCCTCGACCTCACCGGCATCCCGCCCACGCCGGCCGAACTCAGCGTCTTCCTCGCCGACAAACGATCGGACGCCTATGAGAAGCAAGTCGACCGGCTGCTCGCCTCCTCGCGATACGGCGAGAAGATGGCGATCCGGTGGCTCGACGCCGCCCGCTACGCCGATACGAACGGCTATCAAACCGATGCCGAGCGCTACATGTGGCGCTGGCGGGACTGGGTGATCGAGAGCTTCAACCGGAACCAGCCGTTCAACCAGTTCGTCATCGAACAGCTCGCCGGCGATTTGCTCCCGAACCCCACGCTCGACCAGATCATCGCCACCGGCTTCAACCGCAACCATCGCGGCAACGGCGAAGGCGGCTCGCTGGCCGAAGAGTTCATCGTCGAGTACTGGGTGGATCGGGTGGAGACTGCATCCACGGTCTTCATGGGCCTCACCATGGGGTGCGCCCGCTGCCACGATCACAAGTACGACCCGCTCACCCAGCGCGACTTCTACTCGATGGTCAGCTTCTTTAACAACATCGACGAGATGGGCCGCGTGTTCAAGTACGGCAATTCGCCGCCGATGATCCCCGCCCCGACGCGCGATCAACAGGTCCGGCTGCGCGAACTCGAGGCGAAGGTGCGGCAGGCGTCGCAGGCCTTCCAGGCGCGGCGGGATGAGGCCGCGAGGGCGCAACGGGCGTGGGAAGCAGCAGTGGCGCCGGGATCCCGCTGGCAGCCGCGCGAAGCGCTGCTCGCCAACTATCCACTGGAGCCCGATGCCGGCGGCCTGGATTCGGCGGGCAAGGCGCTAAAGGCCGGATTCAAGGATGGCGCCGCGTCATACGGCGAAGGCCGCCTCGACAAGGCCGCCACGTTTGATGGGCGCCGCTACGTGGACGCGGGCGCGGTGGGCACGTTCGGCTACTACAACGCGTTCACCGTTTCGGCATGGATCTACGCCACCGCACCGGATGGCGCAATCGTCACCAAGGCCAAGGATGTGGAAGAGGAAAGCGGCTGGGGCCTGTACCTCAAGGATGGCAAGCTCCAGGTGAACCTCGTCCAGCGCTGGCTAGACGACTCACTGCGCGTCGAAACGACGGAGCCCATTCCGCTGAACCAGTGGCGCCACGTCGCGATGACCTACGATTCCTCGCGCATCGCCAAGGGAGTCACGCTCTACGTAGACGGCAGGGAGGTCGCCAAGCACGTCGTGCTCGACGAGCTCAACCAGAACTTCCAGACGCGCGAGCCGCTCCGAATCGGCGCAGGGAATGGCAAGCGCTTCCACGGCTCGATCGACGAGGTCCGAATTTACAACGAGGCGCTGCCGCCCGAGGAAGTGGCGATCCTCGCCGTACCGGAGATCCTGCCCGCGCTCGCCGCAATCGACTCGGCCACGCGAAGTGCCGCGCAAAGCGAGAAACTCCGCCAGGCCTTCCTCGATCAATATGGGCCGGACGACCTTCGCGCCTCCTGGCACGGCCTTCGCCAAGCGCGCCGCGAACTCGCCGTCTTCTCCGCCTCTGTCCCAACTGTGATGATCATGCGCGAGATGGAGAAACCGCGCAGAACCTACGTCCTCACGCGCGGCGCCTATGATCGACCGGCGGATGAGGTGTCGCGCAGCACGCCGGCGGCGCTTCCTCCCATGAGCCCGGATCTGCCGCGGAACCGCCTCGGGCTCGCGCGCTGGCTGACGAGCCCGGAGCACCCGCTTACCGCGCGCGTCACTGTCAACAGGTTCTGGCAGATGCTCTTCGGCGCCGGACTCGTCCGCACCGTCGAAGACTTCGGCTCGCAAGGTGAGCCGCCTTCCCATCCCGAACTGCTCGACTGGCTTGCCACCGAGTTCGTCCGCACCGGTTGGGATGTCAAAGGCGTCGTCAAGACGATCGTGATGAGCGCCGCCTACCGCCAGGATTCCAACGCGTCGCCGGACCTGCTGCAGAAGGACCCCGAGAACCGGCTGCTCGCGCGCGGACCCCGCTTCCGGCTTCCGGCTGAGATGGTTCGTGATCAGGCCCTGTCGCTCGCCGGCCTCCTCGTCGAGCGCGTCGGCGGACCTTCCGTGAAGCCCTATCAGCCAGCCGGCCTGTGGGAGGAACTCTCCGGCCAGCACTACACGCCGGACCGCGGCGACGGGCTCTATCGCCGATCCCTCTACACCTACTGGAAGCGCTCTTCCCCTCCCCCTGGCATGATGACGTTCGACTCGGCCGGCCGCGAAGCCTGCACCGTGCGCGAAAATCGCACCAACACCCCGCTCCAGGCGCTGACGCTGATGAACGACGAAACCTATGTCGAGGCGGCGCGCAAGATGGCCGAGCGGATGATCCACGAAGGCGGCGCATCGCCGGAATCGCGAATCGCCTACGGCTTCCGCCTCGCCACCGCGCGCGCCCCCAAGGCGACCGAATCCACCGTCCTGCTGCGCGGCCTGCACCACTACCTCGATCGCTATTCCACGAATCCCGAAGCAGCGGCGAAGCTGCTCGCCAACGGTGATTCCGACGCCGACAAGACCATCGCGGCGCCTGAGCTGGCCGCCTACTCGTCGGTGGCGAGCCTGATCCTCAACCTCGACGAAACGATCACGAAGGAGTAA
- a CDS encoding DUF1501 domain-containing protein, which translates to MPDAITRRYFFSRTATGLGVPALASLLNADNTSAPAIPHFAPKAKRVIYLFMSGGPSQLDMFDYKPELAKRFSSDLPDSVRRGQRLTGMTATQTKFPVAPSIYQFAQQGQSGVWMSELIPNLAKIADKLCVIRSMHTDAINHDPAITFFQTGFQIAGRPSIGSWLSYGLGSENKDLPAFVVLVSQGTGKPGGQPLYDRLWGSGFLPTRYQGVKFRSSGDPVLHIRNPEGFAGDDRRRFIDDLAELNKMKYEESNDPEINTRIAQYEMAYRMQTSVPELADVSKEPEHVFDLYGSESKRPGSFAANCLLARRLSERGVRFVQLFLRGWDQHNTLPKELPGQCRDIDRACYGLVTDLAERGLLDETLVVWGGEFGRTVYCQGKLTQDDYGRDHHPRCFTMWMAGGGVKPGLVYGETDDYSYNIVKDPVDVHDLHATVLHCLGIDHTRLTFKYQGRHFRLTDVHGNVVKALLA; encoded by the coding sequence ATGCCGGACGCAATCACCAGGCGCTACTTCTTCTCCCGAACCGCGACCGGACTCGGCGTTCCGGCGCTTGCCTCCCTCCTGAACGCCGACAATACCTCGGCTCCCGCCATCCCACACTTCGCGCCCAAAGCCAAGCGCGTGATCTACCTGTTCATGTCCGGCGGCCCTTCGCAGCTCGACATGTTCGACTACAAGCCGGAGTTGGCCAAGCGGTTCAGTTCGGACCTGCCCGATTCGGTGCGCCGAGGCCAGAGGCTCACCGGCATGACCGCCACGCAGACCAAGTTCCCCGTCGCGCCGAGCATCTATCAGTTTGCCCAGCAAGGCCAGTCCGGCGTATGGATGAGCGAGCTGATCCCCAACCTCGCCAAGATTGCCGACAAGCTGTGCGTCATCCGCTCGATGCATACCGACGCGATTAATCACGATCCCGCCATCACATTTTTCCAAACTGGATTCCAGATCGCAGGCCGCCCGTCGATCGGGTCGTGGCTTTCCTACGGGCTGGGTTCCGAGAACAAAGACCTGCCGGCCTTCGTCGTGCTCGTCTCCCAAGGCACCGGCAAGCCGGGCGGCCAGCCGCTGTACGACCGGCTCTGGGGCTCCGGGTTCTTGCCCACCCGCTATCAGGGCGTGAAGTTCCGCTCCTCGGGCGACCCGGTGCTCCACATCCGCAACCCCGAGGGCTTTGCCGGCGACGATCGCCGCCGCTTCATCGACGATCTCGCCGAACTCAACAAGATGAAGTACGAAGAATCGAACGACCCCGAGATCAACACCCGCATCGCGCAGTACGAAATGGCGTACCGCATGCAGACCTCGGTGCCCGAACTCGCCGACGTTTCCAAGGAGCCGGAACACGTCTTCGATCTCTACGGATCCGAGTCCAAGCGTCCCGGTTCATTCGCCGCCAACTGCCTGCTCGCCCGCCGGCTTTCCGAGCGCGGTGTCCGCTTCGTCCAGTTGTTCCTCCGCGGCTGGGATCAGCACAACACCCTTCCCAAGGAACTCCCCGGCCAGTGCCGCGACATCGACCGCGCCTGCTACGGTCTCGTCACCGACCTCGCCGAGCGCGGCCTGCTCGACGAGACGCTCGTCGTCTGGGGCGGCGAGTTCGGACGCACCGTCTACTGCCAGGGCAAGCTGACCCAGGACGACTACGGCCGCGATCATCACCCGCGCTGCTTCACGATGTGGATGGCGGGCGGAGGCGTGAAGCCGGGCCTCGTTTATGGTGAAACTGACGATTACTCCTACAACATCGTCAAGGACCCCGTCGATGTGCATGATCTGCACGCGACAGTCCTGCACTGCCTCGGCATCGATCACACCCGCCTGACGTTCAAATACCAGGGCCGGCACTTCCGCCTCACCGACGTGCACGGCAACGTCGTCAAGGCCCTGCTCGCCTGA